In Triplophysa rosa unplaced genomic scaffold, Trosa_1v2 scaffold665, whole genome shotgun sequence, the DNA window ACttggttattttacatttgtatcTTATTGGGTCAGtattttatcttatttatttattcatacatttatttattttagtttttatcaagttatatttatataacttatataaatataatataaatatatttatataatttatatatttatttgatttgttttcattcTCCTAAAAATACATGGCTTATTTAACTCAcgtaatgatttatttatttaatagcatttttatagtaattttatagtatttatgttattaatttattatttaaaaatatatatttctagtTTTTTTATAGTTTAGTTGCTAAATTGTACCTTAAGTTTTCAAGTATTTTTAAAAGATGCTTTAGaagtaaatacatattttttaatactgtatatattatataggatagagtatatttataatattaataaataacaaaatgaacaGACGTAGGccctgtttcacagacaaggcttagtttaagccagaattatgccttagttgaattaagatgtttgtcacttttataaaaagccttgaaagaaaacattacagGTGAGcgtctcgagacaaaacaatggcactgatatattttaagatatttctggacaagttatattcagttgaGACGGGTctcacatttattttagtctgggacttgCCTTAAGGTTTTAACAGAGGTGTGATATttaattccctttaaatgctacagATGGCGCTGTTCtcttaacaaaacacatttgtgcGCTTTTATGCAAGCATGTGCGTGTTATCCAGAATGTTTGTGTGACATTTTATACATCTACATGGCTCTTTCACATTAGAGATTTATCATTGTTTTCAGCAAAACAGGCGTAATTTATTATAGAAATATTATCGTGGCATTGGATAGATGTTAtcttaaataacatttagcaaACAAATTAAGTTTAAGTTTGTTCCAGAACCTCTGAACTGGTTTTGAATGACTTTTCTTtccaatataatacaaattcaAAGATCTCTCAAGTGTCCATAAACGCTGTGATATTcactactgtacctttaaatacgTTTTTCAGGTCTCCAGATGTAACAGCTGATGAACAGCCACCGGCGTTGCCCCCGAAACAGTCCAGGAAAGACCCTCTCACCCAAAACGGCAGATCCCAGTCCCAACATGAGCTGGACAACCACCTGACTGAATTTTACAACGTACCTGCGGCGTCAGGAAAGAGCATGGTGCgaaaaacacatatttcctTCTTACGTGTGCTTTTTATCGTCTTTGTTGTCAGTTTGATTCATATTTTCATTGGTTTTCAGAATGGAGCGGTTCCTCATGATAATCTTGTGCTGATTAAAATGAGGCCGGACGAAAATGGGCGCTTTGGATTTAATGTTAAGGTAAATTGTAGATGaattaaaaactatttaattaattaattaaaaataaaaaaacacgcattacaaaataaaaaagaacaatatttgttacaaaaaaatgtgaaatggtttttttaaagaattaccTTTTATATCCACAGGGTGGCGCTGATCAGAGGATGCCCATCATAGTGTCCCGTGTGGCTCCAGGAACTCCAgtatgttaatttttttattttaatgtcgGCTGACATTAAAATAATGGAATTGGAATTGAACTTGAACTTGAACGTCTGACCCTTCAGTATTGGTCTGTGACTGCACCCTAatctgtgacctttgacctctgacAGGCTGACATGTGCATGCCGCGCCTGAACGAAGGCGATCAGGTTGTGCTGATCAACGGTCGAGATATCTCGGAGCACACTCACGATGATGTGGTTATGCTAATCAAAGCCAGCTGTGAGGACCAATCAGGAGAGCTCATCCTGCTGGTCAGACCCAATGGTACGACCCGCCTGGATGTAGCTTACAAATATAATACTAATATtcttgatattttatttatttattatatgaaataatgtaatactatttatcatttttacatgttcatttgttattctttttatttagtaatttatttaacaaatattttaatatttaatatattttactgACTGATTTTTCTGACTCcatgtgttcatttttatttcggTCTTTCTTAAGgcaataaaattattaactgaaaataagtaaaacaattaaaaactacaactgaaatgaaataaattaaatctatattaacacataaaaacatacaaataataataataaacacataataataaaacaaaacaaaaccacataacataatagttaaaaattaattaactaatatatataaactaaaaattaaattaaatacttaaTTCAACTAAATTTCATGTAATTctgtaaaacaagacaaaaattctaacgattaaatattttagcattgttttttattattagaataatattattaattatatattttacacaccaaaaatattaattatattgcTGTGTAAGGCTATATAAGTGCGTATAAATACAATGTATTCAATTTCCTTTTTATGGtattacagtttaaaaaaacacgGAGAAAGTGTTTTAAACTGGTCTACAAAAACATGGAATAACCGAAGAAATGGGATGTCTGACCTCCACGTGTGTAAGTGTCAGATCTCTGAGCAGATATGCAGAATTTCCATCTTCAGATACACATGTAACCTGGAAGTCCCCATACATGCTACTCGCAGAAGCATTCGGCCAGTACTGATGACACTTCACCTAGAGACAAAACATACCTTTATTTAAAACTGATGTTATTGGTTAATAATAACCCACACCAAAAGGtataaacacaattttgatCTTTTTCCATGTTTCACATTATTGTTAAAATATTCCTACCCTGCCACGTTCGACTTGTGTCGTGAGCATAACCACCAGGGGGGCGCTCTGTTCCCAAACCATCTGCCAGAAATCAGAGCAGGTACCAGGAAGAGGCCCTTGACAGGCGATATACCGCTTTACTTCACCTGTTCTGGGGATCTCCATCTAAAATAAATCACACGAACACATTCATCtctctaaaaacaaaagaaactactaatgtaataaaaaataacgatAATCAGAGAAGAGCGCTCACGTTGATGTAATTTGCATTGATGTAGTCATCCGCCCCCTTTAATACGACTCGTGTAGCGTCATCTGTGTAATAAAACGTTATGAACGTTCAGCCAATCAAAGAGAGTTTTActtgaatataaaaatataa includes these proteins:
- the LOC130551132 gene encoding tyrosine-protein phosphatase non-receptor type 4-like, with amino-acid sequence MNGAVPHDNLVLIKMRPDENGRFGFNVKGGADQRMPIIVSRVAPGTPADMCMPRLNEGDQVVLINGRDISEHTHDDVVMLIKASCEDQSGELILLVRPNGNKIIN
- the LOC130551131 gene encoding tyrosine-protein phosphatase non-receptor type 4-like — translated: MKLNALNINILNKKINTKQKLSLYLPPAIYDVDEDQEKLDLEPDFQYIPEKSSLDQSHSDADSLKSSIQLLKDGLSSGTVLAQFDQLYRKRLGMSVSCARLPQNVSKNRYRDISPYDATRVVLKGADDYINANYINMEIPRTGEVKRYIACQGPLPGTCSDFWQMVWEQSAPLVVMLTTQVERGRVKCHQYWPNASASSMYGDFQVTCVSEDGNSAYLLRDLTLTHVENYMKFS